One genomic region from Peromyscus eremicus chromosome 20, PerEre_H2_v1, whole genome shotgun sequence encodes:
- the C20H8orf90 gene encoding uncharacterized protein C8orf90 homolog, with protein sequence MASPCSGDLSPTGLPPPAITTPGPAAPPAPRFPDIYGGDAQLWEAHFRGIGRAYRALGKEDDFAIRVLTEDFTLPFPFAWPPGPDPATGPLFYDPRDRAGFDFLLRGPGAPPPALLRPLHATAQAAERKRRLERLALSYAGAGRPPGLVLLAPAGAFPPEAGCPAWRALGRDSE encoded by the exons ATGGCTTCCCCTTGCTCTGGGGACCTCAGCCCCACTGGTCTGCCCCCACCCGCTATTACCACTCCAG GTCCCGCTGCGCCCCCCGCACCGCGCTTCCCCGACATCTACGGCGGCGACGCGCAGCTCTGGGAGGCGCATTTCCGCGGCATCGGGCGCGCCTACCGCGCGCTGGGCAAGGAGGACGACTTCGCCATCCGCGTGCTCACGGAGGACTTCACCCTGCCCTTCCCGTTCGCCTGGCCGCCGGGGCCCGATCCGGCCACCGGGCCGCTCTTCTACGACCCGCGGGACCGCGCGGGCTTCGACTTTCTGCTGCGCGGCCCCGGTGCGCCGCCCCCCGCGCTGCTGCGACCCCTGCACGCCACGGCGCAGGCGGCCGAGCGCAAGCGACGTCTGGAGCGCCTGGCGCTGAGCTACGCCGGTGCGGGCCGCCCCCCTGGCTTGGTGCTGCTGGCGCCTGCTGGCGCCTTCCCACCCGAGGCTGGCTGTCCTGCTTGGCGCGCCCTCGGCCGCGACAGCGAATAa